A genomic window from Lycium barbarum isolate Lr01 chromosome 4, ASM1917538v2, whole genome shotgun sequence includes:
- the LOC132635519 gene encoding poly [ADP-ribose] polymerase 2 isoform X1, with translation MATIAKLKVDDLRKQLSTRGLDTTGTKPILVKRLEEVIEEENKKKLNGDRKRSRVDNFDSIGSGKMNAVEDFKKMSVKELRELATSRGISSNGSKKELVERLCASADSQNNESKDDLGGDEGETENLVTAAEKGVAVLDQYLPDDIKTRYHVLQQGTEIYDATLNQTNVGNNNDKFYIIQVLESDSGGNFLVYSRWGRVGIKGGTEINGPYMSADDATSEFERKFYEKTKNYWSKRKDFLCQPKQYAWSEMDYDGNGKESSVKRLEEAIEEANKKQLNGDRKRSKVDSDLIGSGKINAVEEYKKMSVKELREVATSLGISSTGSKKELVERLSAAADSQNNESKDDLGVETEKLVTATKKGAAVLDHYLPDDIKTRYHVLQQGKEIYDATLNQTNVGSNNNKFYIIQVLENDSGGNFLVYTRWGRVGAKGGTKINGPYTSANEATSEFESKFYEKTKNYWSNRKDFFCQPKQYAWLEMDYDDNGKESSVQVQSNQVPIQPRETKVEAPIAKFISLICDINMMRQQMMEIGYNANKLPLGKLSKTTILKGYDVLNRISDVIGQSNRTLLEDLSSKFYTVIPHDFGFKKMREFVIDTPQKLKRKIEMVEALAEIEVATKLLEDNTKIQEDPLYYQYEQLRCELIPVEIGSQEFQMIESYMKNTHAKTHSGYAANIVQVLRASREGETERFQKFFDTSNRMLLWHGSRLTNWAGILSQGLRIAPPEAPSTGYMFGKGVYFADMFSKSANYCFASSSARDGVLLLCEVALGDMNELLSANCSADKLPSGKLSTKGVGATAPDFEKAQVLEDGVIVPLGNPKEQPNSKGSLLYNEYIVYNVEQIRMRYVIHVEFNYGR, from the exons ATGGCCACCATCGCCAAGCTTAAAGTGGATGACCTTCGTAAGCAGCTTTCAACTCGTGGTCTTGACACCACTGGAACCAAACCCATTTTG GTAAAGAGATTGGAGGAGGTTATCGAGGAGGAAAACAAGAAGAAACTGAATGGGGATAGGAAAAGATCGAGGGTTGATAATTTTGACTCAATTGGGTCAGGGAAAATGAATGCCGTGGAGGATTTTAAGAAGATGAGTGTTAAGGAATTAAGGGAGTTAGCCACTTCTCGTGGCATTTCCAGTAATGGGTCGAAGAAAGAACTTGTTGAGAGGCTTTGTGCTTCTGCTGATTCACAGAATAATGAGTCAAAAGATGATCTTGGAG GGGATGAAGGTGAGACAGAGAATTTGGTCACAGCAGCAGAGAAGGGTGTAGCTGTTTTGGATCAGTACCTGCCAGATGACATCAAGACACGTTACCATGTCCTGCAACAA GGCACTGAGATTTATGATGCCACATTGAACCAAACAAATGTTGGGAACAACAATGACAAGTTTTATATCATTCAAGTTCTAG AGAGTGATAGTGGTGGGAATTTCCTAGTTTACAGTAGATGGGGAAGAGTTGGTATAAAGGGTGGAACGGAGATCAATGGTCCCTATATGTCCGCCGATGATGCCACATCTGAGTTTGAGAGAAAATTCTATGAGAAGACCAAGAACTATTGGTCTAAGCGCAAAGATTTTCTTTGTCAACCAAAGCAATATGCTTGGTCGGAAATGGACTATGATGGAAATGGCAAAGAGTCATCA GTAAAGAGATTGGAGGAGGCTATTGAGGAGGCAAACAAGAAGCAATTGAATGGTGACAGGAAAAGATCGAAGGTTGATTCTGACTTAATTGGGTCAGGGAAGATAAATGCTGTGGAGGAGTATAAGAAGATGAGTGTTAAGGAGTTAAGGGAGGTAgccacttctcttgggatttccaGTACTGGGTCGAAGAAAGAACTTGTTGAGAGGCTTTCTGCTGCTGCTGATTCACAGAATAATGAGTCAAAAGATGATCTTGGAG TTGAGACAGAGAAATTGGTCACAGCAACAAAGAAGGGTGCAGCTGTTTTGGATCACTACTTGCCAGATGACATCAAGACACGTTACCATGTCCTGCAACAA GGCAAGGAGATTTATGATGCCACATTGAACCAAACAAATGTGGGGAGCAACAATAACAAGTTTTATATCATTCAAGTTCTAG AGAATGATAGTGGTGGGAATTTCCTTGTTTACACAAGATGGGGCAGAGTTGGTGCAAAAGGTGGAACGAAGATCAATGGTCCCTATACGTCCGCTAATGAGGCCACATCTGAGTTTGAGAGCAAATTCTATGAGAAGACCAAGAACTATTGGTCTAACCGCAAAGATTTTTTCTGTCAACCAAAGCAATATGCTTGGTTGGAAATGGACTATGATGACAACGGGAAAGAGTCATCA GTCCAAGTACAGTCCAACCAAGTACCAATTCAACCTCGTGAGACTAAGGTGGAGGCTCCAATTGCAAAGTTCATATCCCTTATTTGCGACATCAATATGATGAGGCAGCAAATGATGGAAATAG GGTACAACGCCAACAAGTTGCCACTCGGTAAATTGAGCAAAACAACTATTTTGAAG GGCTATGATGTCTTGAATAGGATTTCTGATGTAATTGGCCAGTCTAACAGAACACTGCTTGAAGATTTGAGCAG TAAATTCTATACAGTCATTCCTCATGATTTTGGCTTCAAGAAGATGC GTGAATTTGTCATCGACACCCCTCAGAAGTTAAAACGCAAAATTGAAAtg GTCGAAGCTCTTGCTGAAATTGAAGTAGCAACTAAGTTATTGGAGGATAACACAAAAATACAG GAGGATCCCTTGTATTATCAATATGAACAACTTCGTTGCGAACTTATTCCAGTTGAAATTGGTTCCCAGGAATTTCAAATG ATTGAGAGCTACATGAAGAACACTCATGCAAAAACACATTCTGGTTATGCTGCCAATATTGTTCAAGTATTAAGGGCGTCAAGAGAAGGTGAAACTGAAAGATTCCAGAAG TTCTTTGATACAAGTAATAGGATGCTTTTATGGCATGGTTCTCGGCTCACAAACTGGGCTGGCATTCTTTCACAGG GTTTACGAATTGCTCCTCCAGAAGCACCTTCGACAGGGTACATGTTTGGGAAAGGTGTTTATTTTGCTGATATGTTCTCCAAAAGTGCAAATTATTGCTTTGCTTCCTCTTCTGCTAGGGATGGTGTGCTTCTGTTGTGTGAG GTTGCTCTCGGTGACATGAATGAGCTGCTGTCAGCCAACTGCAGTGCTGATAAGTTGCCTTCGGGAAAGCTAAG CACTAAAGGAGTCGGTGCCACGGCCCCAGATTTTGAAAAAGCTCAAGTACTTGAAGATGGTGTAATCGTTCCTTTGGGAAATCCTAAGGAGCAGCCAAACAGCAAG GGTAGTTTGTTGTATAATGAGTACATAGTTTACAATGTGGAACAAATAAGGATGCGCTATGTTATCCATGTTGAGTTCAATTATGGGAGATAA
- the LOC132635519 gene encoding poly [ADP-ribose] polymerase 2 isoform X3 — MATIAKLKVDDLRKQLSTRGLDTTGTKPILVKRLEEVIEEENKKKLNGDRKRSRVDNFDSIGSGKMNAVEDFKKMSVKELRELATSRGISSNGSKKELVERLCASADSQNNESKDDLGGDEGETENLVTAAEKGVAVLDQYLPDDIKTRYHVLQQGTEIYDATLNQTNVGNNNDKFYIIQVLESDSGGNFLVYSRWGRVGIKGGTEINGPYMSADDATSEFERKFYEKTKNYWSKRKDFLCQPKQYAWSEMDYDGNGKESSVKRLEEAIEEANKKQLNGDRKRSKVDSDLIGSGKINAVEEYKKMSVKELREVATSLGISSTGSKKELVERLSAAADSQNNESKDDLGATKKGAAVLDHYLPDDIKTRYHVLQQGKEIYDATLNQTNVGSNNNKFYIIQVLENDSGGNFLVYTRWGRVGAKGGTKINGPYTSANEATSEFESKFYEKTKNYWSNRKDFFCQPKQYAWLEMDYDDNGKESSVQVQSNQVPIQPRETKVEAPIAKFISLICDINMMRQQMMEIGYNANKLPLGKLSKTTILKGYDVLNRISDVIGQSNRTLLEDLSSKFYTVIPHDFGFKKMREFVIDTPQKLKRKIEMVEALAEIEVATKLLEDNTKIQEDPLYYQYEQLRCELIPVEIGSQEFQMIESYMKNTHAKTHSGYAANIVQVLRASREGETERFQKFFDTSNRMLLWHGSRLTNWAGILSQGLRIAPPEAPSTGYMFGKGVYFADMFSKSANYCFASSSARDGVLLLCEVALGDMNELLSANCSADKLPSGKLSTKGVGATAPDFEKAQVLEDGVIVPLGNPKEQPNSKGSLLYNEYIVYNVEQIRMRYVIHVEFNYGR; from the exons ATGGCCACCATCGCCAAGCTTAAAGTGGATGACCTTCGTAAGCAGCTTTCAACTCGTGGTCTTGACACCACTGGAACCAAACCCATTTTG GTAAAGAGATTGGAGGAGGTTATCGAGGAGGAAAACAAGAAGAAACTGAATGGGGATAGGAAAAGATCGAGGGTTGATAATTTTGACTCAATTGGGTCAGGGAAAATGAATGCCGTGGAGGATTTTAAGAAGATGAGTGTTAAGGAATTAAGGGAGTTAGCCACTTCTCGTGGCATTTCCAGTAATGGGTCGAAGAAAGAACTTGTTGAGAGGCTTTGTGCTTCTGCTGATTCACAGAATAATGAGTCAAAAGATGATCTTGGAG GGGATGAAGGTGAGACAGAGAATTTGGTCACAGCAGCAGAGAAGGGTGTAGCTGTTTTGGATCAGTACCTGCCAGATGACATCAAGACACGTTACCATGTCCTGCAACAA GGCACTGAGATTTATGATGCCACATTGAACCAAACAAATGTTGGGAACAACAATGACAAGTTTTATATCATTCAAGTTCTAG AGAGTGATAGTGGTGGGAATTTCCTAGTTTACAGTAGATGGGGAAGAGTTGGTATAAAGGGTGGAACGGAGATCAATGGTCCCTATATGTCCGCCGATGATGCCACATCTGAGTTTGAGAGAAAATTCTATGAGAAGACCAAGAACTATTGGTCTAAGCGCAAAGATTTTCTTTGTCAACCAAAGCAATATGCTTGGTCGGAAATGGACTATGATGGAAATGGCAAAGAGTCATCA GTAAAGAGATTGGAGGAGGCTATTGAGGAGGCAAACAAGAAGCAATTGAATGGTGACAGGAAAAGATCGAAGGTTGATTCTGACTTAATTGGGTCAGGGAAGATAAATGCTGTGGAGGAGTATAAGAAGATGAGTGTTAAGGAGTTAAGGGAGGTAgccacttctcttgggatttccaGTACTGGGTCGAAGAAAGAACTTGTTGAGAGGCTTTCTGCTGCTGCTGATTCACAGAATAATGAGTCAAAAGATGATCTTGGAG CAACAAAGAAGGGTGCAGCTGTTTTGGATCACTACTTGCCAGATGACATCAAGACACGTTACCATGTCCTGCAACAA GGCAAGGAGATTTATGATGCCACATTGAACCAAACAAATGTGGGGAGCAACAATAACAAGTTTTATATCATTCAAGTTCTAG AGAATGATAGTGGTGGGAATTTCCTTGTTTACACAAGATGGGGCAGAGTTGGTGCAAAAGGTGGAACGAAGATCAATGGTCCCTATACGTCCGCTAATGAGGCCACATCTGAGTTTGAGAGCAAATTCTATGAGAAGACCAAGAACTATTGGTCTAACCGCAAAGATTTTTTCTGTCAACCAAAGCAATATGCTTGGTTGGAAATGGACTATGATGACAACGGGAAAGAGTCATCA GTCCAAGTACAGTCCAACCAAGTACCAATTCAACCTCGTGAGACTAAGGTGGAGGCTCCAATTGCAAAGTTCATATCCCTTATTTGCGACATCAATATGATGAGGCAGCAAATGATGGAAATAG GGTACAACGCCAACAAGTTGCCACTCGGTAAATTGAGCAAAACAACTATTTTGAAG GGCTATGATGTCTTGAATAGGATTTCTGATGTAATTGGCCAGTCTAACAGAACACTGCTTGAAGATTTGAGCAG TAAATTCTATACAGTCATTCCTCATGATTTTGGCTTCAAGAAGATGC GTGAATTTGTCATCGACACCCCTCAGAAGTTAAAACGCAAAATTGAAAtg GTCGAAGCTCTTGCTGAAATTGAAGTAGCAACTAAGTTATTGGAGGATAACACAAAAATACAG GAGGATCCCTTGTATTATCAATATGAACAACTTCGTTGCGAACTTATTCCAGTTGAAATTGGTTCCCAGGAATTTCAAATG ATTGAGAGCTACATGAAGAACACTCATGCAAAAACACATTCTGGTTATGCTGCCAATATTGTTCAAGTATTAAGGGCGTCAAGAGAAGGTGAAACTGAAAGATTCCAGAAG TTCTTTGATACAAGTAATAGGATGCTTTTATGGCATGGTTCTCGGCTCACAAACTGGGCTGGCATTCTTTCACAGG GTTTACGAATTGCTCCTCCAGAAGCACCTTCGACAGGGTACATGTTTGGGAAAGGTGTTTATTTTGCTGATATGTTCTCCAAAAGTGCAAATTATTGCTTTGCTTCCTCTTCTGCTAGGGATGGTGTGCTTCTGTTGTGTGAG GTTGCTCTCGGTGACATGAATGAGCTGCTGTCAGCCAACTGCAGTGCTGATAAGTTGCCTTCGGGAAAGCTAAG CACTAAAGGAGTCGGTGCCACGGCCCCAGATTTTGAAAAAGCTCAAGTACTTGAAGATGGTGTAATCGTTCCTTTGGGAAATCCTAAGGAGCAGCCAAACAGCAAG GGTAGTTTGTTGTATAATGAGTACATAGTTTACAATGTGGAACAAATAAGGATGCGCTATGTTATCCATGTTGAGTTCAATTATGGGAGATAA
- the LOC132635519 gene encoding poly [ADP-ribose] polymerase 2 isoform X2 produces MATIAKLKVDDLRKQLSTRGLDTTGTKPILVKRLEEVIEEENKKKLNGDRKRSRVDNFDSIGSGKMNAVEDFKKMSVKELRELATSRGISSNGSKKELVERLCASADSQNNESKDDLGGETENLVTAAEKGVAVLDQYLPDDIKTRYHVLQQGTEIYDATLNQTNVGNNNDKFYIIQVLESDSGGNFLVYSRWGRVGIKGGTEINGPYMSADDATSEFERKFYEKTKNYWSKRKDFLCQPKQYAWSEMDYDGNGKESSVKRLEEAIEEANKKQLNGDRKRSKVDSDLIGSGKINAVEEYKKMSVKELREVATSLGISSTGSKKELVERLSAAADSQNNESKDDLGVETEKLVTATKKGAAVLDHYLPDDIKTRYHVLQQGKEIYDATLNQTNVGSNNNKFYIIQVLENDSGGNFLVYTRWGRVGAKGGTKINGPYTSANEATSEFESKFYEKTKNYWSNRKDFFCQPKQYAWLEMDYDDNGKESSVQVQSNQVPIQPRETKVEAPIAKFISLICDINMMRQQMMEIGYNANKLPLGKLSKTTILKGYDVLNRISDVIGQSNRTLLEDLSSKFYTVIPHDFGFKKMREFVIDTPQKLKRKIEMVEALAEIEVATKLLEDNTKIQEDPLYYQYEQLRCELIPVEIGSQEFQMIESYMKNTHAKTHSGYAANIVQVLRASREGETERFQKFFDTSNRMLLWHGSRLTNWAGILSQGLRIAPPEAPSTGYMFGKGVYFADMFSKSANYCFASSSARDGVLLLCEVALGDMNELLSANCSADKLPSGKLSTKGVGATAPDFEKAQVLEDGVIVPLGNPKEQPNSKGSLLYNEYIVYNVEQIRMRYVIHVEFNYGR; encoded by the exons ATGGCCACCATCGCCAAGCTTAAAGTGGATGACCTTCGTAAGCAGCTTTCAACTCGTGGTCTTGACACCACTGGAACCAAACCCATTTTG GTAAAGAGATTGGAGGAGGTTATCGAGGAGGAAAACAAGAAGAAACTGAATGGGGATAGGAAAAGATCGAGGGTTGATAATTTTGACTCAATTGGGTCAGGGAAAATGAATGCCGTGGAGGATTTTAAGAAGATGAGTGTTAAGGAATTAAGGGAGTTAGCCACTTCTCGTGGCATTTCCAGTAATGGGTCGAAGAAAGAACTTGTTGAGAGGCTTTGTGCTTCTGCTGATTCACAGAATAATGAGTCAAAAGATGATCTTGGAG GTGAGACAGAGAATTTGGTCACAGCAGCAGAGAAGGGTGTAGCTGTTTTGGATCAGTACCTGCCAGATGACATCAAGACACGTTACCATGTCCTGCAACAA GGCACTGAGATTTATGATGCCACATTGAACCAAACAAATGTTGGGAACAACAATGACAAGTTTTATATCATTCAAGTTCTAG AGAGTGATAGTGGTGGGAATTTCCTAGTTTACAGTAGATGGGGAAGAGTTGGTATAAAGGGTGGAACGGAGATCAATGGTCCCTATATGTCCGCCGATGATGCCACATCTGAGTTTGAGAGAAAATTCTATGAGAAGACCAAGAACTATTGGTCTAAGCGCAAAGATTTTCTTTGTCAACCAAAGCAATATGCTTGGTCGGAAATGGACTATGATGGAAATGGCAAAGAGTCATCA GTAAAGAGATTGGAGGAGGCTATTGAGGAGGCAAACAAGAAGCAATTGAATGGTGACAGGAAAAGATCGAAGGTTGATTCTGACTTAATTGGGTCAGGGAAGATAAATGCTGTGGAGGAGTATAAGAAGATGAGTGTTAAGGAGTTAAGGGAGGTAgccacttctcttgggatttccaGTACTGGGTCGAAGAAAGAACTTGTTGAGAGGCTTTCTGCTGCTGCTGATTCACAGAATAATGAGTCAAAAGATGATCTTGGAG TTGAGACAGAGAAATTGGTCACAGCAACAAAGAAGGGTGCAGCTGTTTTGGATCACTACTTGCCAGATGACATCAAGACACGTTACCATGTCCTGCAACAA GGCAAGGAGATTTATGATGCCACATTGAACCAAACAAATGTGGGGAGCAACAATAACAAGTTTTATATCATTCAAGTTCTAG AGAATGATAGTGGTGGGAATTTCCTTGTTTACACAAGATGGGGCAGAGTTGGTGCAAAAGGTGGAACGAAGATCAATGGTCCCTATACGTCCGCTAATGAGGCCACATCTGAGTTTGAGAGCAAATTCTATGAGAAGACCAAGAACTATTGGTCTAACCGCAAAGATTTTTTCTGTCAACCAAAGCAATATGCTTGGTTGGAAATGGACTATGATGACAACGGGAAAGAGTCATCA GTCCAAGTACAGTCCAACCAAGTACCAATTCAACCTCGTGAGACTAAGGTGGAGGCTCCAATTGCAAAGTTCATATCCCTTATTTGCGACATCAATATGATGAGGCAGCAAATGATGGAAATAG GGTACAACGCCAACAAGTTGCCACTCGGTAAATTGAGCAAAACAACTATTTTGAAG GGCTATGATGTCTTGAATAGGATTTCTGATGTAATTGGCCAGTCTAACAGAACACTGCTTGAAGATTTGAGCAG TAAATTCTATACAGTCATTCCTCATGATTTTGGCTTCAAGAAGATGC GTGAATTTGTCATCGACACCCCTCAGAAGTTAAAACGCAAAATTGAAAtg GTCGAAGCTCTTGCTGAAATTGAAGTAGCAACTAAGTTATTGGAGGATAACACAAAAATACAG GAGGATCCCTTGTATTATCAATATGAACAACTTCGTTGCGAACTTATTCCAGTTGAAATTGGTTCCCAGGAATTTCAAATG ATTGAGAGCTACATGAAGAACACTCATGCAAAAACACATTCTGGTTATGCTGCCAATATTGTTCAAGTATTAAGGGCGTCAAGAGAAGGTGAAACTGAAAGATTCCAGAAG TTCTTTGATACAAGTAATAGGATGCTTTTATGGCATGGTTCTCGGCTCACAAACTGGGCTGGCATTCTTTCACAGG GTTTACGAATTGCTCCTCCAGAAGCACCTTCGACAGGGTACATGTTTGGGAAAGGTGTTTATTTTGCTGATATGTTCTCCAAAAGTGCAAATTATTGCTTTGCTTCCTCTTCTGCTAGGGATGGTGTGCTTCTGTTGTGTGAG GTTGCTCTCGGTGACATGAATGAGCTGCTGTCAGCCAACTGCAGTGCTGATAAGTTGCCTTCGGGAAAGCTAAG CACTAAAGGAGTCGGTGCCACGGCCCCAGATTTTGAAAAAGCTCAAGTACTTGAAGATGGTGTAATCGTTCCTTTGGGAAATCCTAAGGAGCAGCCAAACAGCAAG GGTAGTTTGTTGTATAATGAGTACATAGTTTACAATGTGGAACAAATAAGGATGCGCTATGTTATCCATGTTGAGTTCAATTATGGGAGATAA
- the LOC132635520 gene encoding uncharacterized protein LOC132635520 isoform X2 yields the protein MNRNAYTWKMLTLIGRRHVLSVGGSIQKIFPPTSNRILLKVCISILDRIHDKEGRSSLSTKGRSMEDAVTGCSLFVTCLLKWRRLKLV from the exons ATGAACAG AAATGCTTATACGTGGAAAATGTTAACTTTGATTGGGCGCCGACACGTTTTATCAGTTGGTGGTAGCATTCAGAAAATCTTTCCACCTACGAGCAACAGGATTCTCTTGAAGGTCTGCATTTCAATATTGGACAGGATTCATGACAAAGAGGGGAGATCAAGTTTGTCAACCAAAG GGAGAAGCATGGAAGATGCAGTTACTGGGTGTAGCTTGTTTGTCACTTGCCTGCTAAAATGGAGGCGATTGAAGTTAGTGTAA
- the LOC132635520 gene encoding uncharacterized protein LOC132635520 isoform X1 gives MNRNAYTWKMLTLIGRRHVLSVGGSIQKIFPPTSNRILLKVCISILDRIHDKEGRSSLSTKGSYKHTLYVFLEFALLFVIGLMYAYLTVNYLYGSYLHWRI, from the exons ATGAACAG AAATGCTTATACGTGGAAAATGTTAACTTTGATTGGGCGCCGACACGTTTTATCAGTTGGTGGTAGCATTCAGAAAATCTTTCCACCTACGAGCAACAGGATTCTCTTGAAGGTCTGCATTTCAATATTGGACAGGATTCATGACAAAGAGGGGAGATCAAGTTTGTCAACCAAAG GATCTTATAAGCACACCCTCTATGTGTTCCTGGAGTTTGCGCTACTGTTTGTGATTGGACTAATGTATGCATATTTGACTGTCAATTACCTTTATGGTTCCTATCTACACTGGCGGATATAA